The genomic stretch TGTCCGGATTGCCGGGGTCATATTCATTTAGTGCTTCGGCGTAGTCTAAATATATCTCTGCAAGGCGCAGATAACACCAACCTCTGTTAGCGTCGCCCTTAGTTATATTCTTGCGCACCAGATATCCTGTAGATGAATAATTATGCTCGCTTTGCCCTTTACCTGAATTACCGCTGTATTCCATATTAACCACTACTTCATCTTCACTCACTCCCTGATTTAACCAATAACTGTTATTATAAGTAACACCCACATAGAACCTGGGTTCACGATTGACCCATTGATTAAATGTATTACGTTCCTTTATGTCGAAAGGACTTTTAAACATAGAGAAGCCTGATGGAAGATAGCCGGATTTACTGTTCGTTATCGGTAGTCCGTTTCTCATAGAATAAGCATCTACCATTGATTGATTTACTGCCAGATAACCACCACCTTTGGTTACACTGGAACCATATCCAACCAGCATGGGTGTAGCATGATTCAGATACGTACCTACAAAACTGCTGTATGACCTGCCGAAAATCCACTCTTTATTCCAATCGGTGGAGATTACATCCCTGCAAGACTTATAAGCTGTCATAAAAGCACTTGTATCTTGCTCTGTAAATAAGTCATAAGTATTGGGTACAAAATCCACGATAAATTCTTTGGCAGCATCAGCTGCCTGTTTCCATTTATTTTTGTCGTAAGTCTGCGGAAACAGTTTAGTACCGTCAAGATTGGACACAGAGGTATATGCAGGATTCCCATTAAACAAAGGGCTTGCTGCCAACATCAATGTTTGCTCTTTATATGCCTTACAAATCCCCGTGGTAATTCTTCCATACTCATCATCCAGCGGCTGTGTCACATCCTGGACAGAAGCTATCGATTGTAACTCTCCGTATGCACTGTCCAATTGTGTAACAATGTAGTTTACGCAACTGTCGAACGGTGTTCTTTGTAAAGCCAATTCACTGTTTGTAGCATTCACAGATAATGGTTCAGGAATAATAATAACAGGACCATACAACCGTATCAACCAGAAGTAATAAATAGCCCGCAGTGCACGAGCCTCTGCCTTAAACCGCGTTTTCAGATACTTGTTAACCTCATTAGGATTGGCACCATCGATTCGGTTAATAAAATCGGTCGCGTTCCTGATACATTTATACCATTCCGGCCATAGGAACTCAAATCCTATATAAGAAGCAGAGAGTGTATTAAAATTAAAATTGTTTGATGCAAAACCATTTTGAGCAAACCAATTTGCCTCGTCAGAGATAACATTATAGTATCCGTCTTCTCCATACCAATTATTTCCATCATTTTCATACGGATTGGGAATGTTCGCATAGACTTGTGCCAAATAGCTCTTGGTATTTTCAAGACTTGAGAACAGAGAATCAACCGATAAGTTCGTTTCCGGAACCTGATTCAAAAACTTTTTACAGGAAGATAACAGAAACACAATTGAAAAAAAGGTTGCTAACCCATATATTTTATATTTCATAATTAAGAAATTTTAATAGTATTATTTCGAATAATTCATTTTTTAAAAATGTAATTGTAACCCTATAGCCAGATTGCGTGTATTTGGATAGGCATTTCCGCTTCCGGTGCCCATTTCCGGATCCCACAATTTAAACGGACTCCAATACAGCAGATTTACTCCGTCAAAATAAATCCGGGCATCTTTAAACCCGCTATGCTTAAACAGTTTATTTGGAAGGTTATAGCCAAAATCCAATGTTTTAAACCGTATAAAAGAAACATCTCTCTTCCACCAGGTACTGCTAATATTGTTATTGGCATTAGCAACATTGCCGTAACCAAGACGCGGATAAAATGGATGTACCGCATGATTTTCTTCTGTCCACCTATCAACAGTGTTAGCATATATATTGTTGTCTTCTGCACCAAAGAATGGGCTTCTGCCAATGCCATCCAGTATAATATCCGCTCCATGTGTTCCTTCAAAGAAAGCACTTAAATAAAAGTGTCCGTAATTGAAGTTAAAGCCAAAGCCAAAGGTTAACGGGGGCGTACTTCCGTGTCCGATATATGTAGCATCGTATTCATTAATAACCCCATCTCCGTTCAAATCTTTATACTTAATATCGCCGGGGCGAGGGTTACCACCCAATGGTGTCTGGTCGGCATGGTTATCAATCTGAGCCTGGCTTTGAAACAATCCTTCCGCTATGTACCCGTAATCATTATTAATATCCTGTCCGCGGGGGTCCATATATGGTTCTTCATACGGCGCTGCGCCATTTTCCAATAATTTGTCTCTGTTATAAGTAAACGTTCCTCTGAATGATATGGATGATTTGCTTCCGAGTGAAATGGGCGATAATTCCACAGTCCCGTCAAATCCTCTGTTTAGTGTAATCCCATAATTACCATCAGGCTGGTATTGCAATCCGGCAAAGCCCGGGAAATTGTCTCTTGTTAAGAAAATTCCTGTACGGTATTTTTGAAACCAATCTATAACGAATGAGAGATTATTATTAAATGTTTTAAACTCCAATCCCACATCCTGGTCATGCGATTTTGCCCATTTTACATTTGTTCCATAATGACGTACATTCAGTCCATCGTAATTTACATTATATGCCGGTGTTCCAAACTGAATACCCAATGCTGCATCTATAGTAGAAATATAGTCAAACCGTGTTCCGCCGATAGCTCCGGAATAACCATTTGAATAGCGTAATTTGAAAAACTGGAACACGTTGGAAAGCGGTTTCCAAAACTTTTCATTGGACAGCACCCAGCCAATACCTACCGAGGGGAAAAAACCATATCTGTTTTCTGGTGCGAATACCTGTGAACCGGTATATCCTGCATCAAATTCTGCTAAATATTTATCATTGTAAGAATAAGTTACCCTGCCCGCATAATTTTGCTGACGGGTTGGTATCGCATCTTGATAATTACCGGCTGCCGGATTTGGCTGGCTTAACTGGCTGTAAACAATCATTGAATTAATACTGTGTAGTCCAAAATTTCTTTGCCAGGAAAGTTGCCCTTGTAAGGAAAATTGCCTGTCCTGTGAACTTCCGGAACTATAGCCCAATATTTCAGAACCTGAAACTATCTGTTCTAAGTTCAAGGAACCATCATCATTATATGGCTGAGCCTGATTGAGATAATAAACGCTTCTTTGCTTGGTACGGCTTTCATTATTGGCACTGTAAGTATCAAATGTGTATTGACCGTTTATTGAGAGTCCTTTGAACAAAAAACTTAAATCCTGCTCCAGCTTAACCGTACTGGCAATCTTAGACCCGAAAGATTCCTGGTAACCGGTTTGCGTAATGTTAGCCCAGGGATTAGGCGATGCTCCGCCATTCTCCGGCGCTCCTGCAACCAAATTACCGGGATACATGGCAGGAATGCGAACCGGGCTGGCATCCATTGCACTGGCAAATGCACTGGCAGCACCATTTCCCGGCTGGTTGGATTGCGTTATATAGCCGGTAATACCTAAAGAAAATTTAGTCGTCTTTGACCATTTCATATCTACATTCGATACAAAATTGTATCGCTGAAAACGTGTACCTGCGTCATAGTTTTGCAACCCATCGGTTTTTAGCAATGAAGATTCTTCATAATAGGAAACGGATGCATAGTATTGTGTATTTTCAGAGCCGCCGGTTGCGCTAAAGTTGAGGCGGCGGTTATGCGAAATTTTATTAAACAACAAATTAAGCCAATCTACATCAGGATATACGTAATGATTGGCTGTCGGCGATAAAGTACTGTCGATATAAGCTTGAGAATAATAAGGATCTTCGCCTGAAGCCGTCATCGCTTCATTTTTAAGTTCCATATATGTCTTGGCATCCGCCATCTTCTGCTTTTTGGTAAACGCAGTTATACCCTCCATGTAATTGGTCATCAGGTTGACTTTTTGCACTTTACCTCGTTTGGTATTAATAATGATGACGCCATTCGCGCCCAAAGCTCCGTACACAGCCGTTGCAGAAGCATCTTTTAATACGGTAAACGATTCAACGTCTTCAGGGTCAAAGTCATTAACGCTTCGTCCCTGCACACCATCAATAATTACCAGCGGACTTGCACTGTTATCGCCAAATGTAGAGATGCCCCGAATCCATATATCCGCTGCGTTACTGCCGGGTAGTCCGGAACGCTGGACCCCGACCACACCTGAGATGCGACCAGCCAACATCGTGTTTAGATTTGCCACCGGTTGCTTAAGCTCTTCGACATTTACTGAAGATTGCGCACCTACGAGTGTTATCTTTTTTTGCTTTCCATATCCTACGATGGCGACATCGTTCAGACTCCCTACAGAAGGAGTTAAAACAATTGCATAATCTATTATATTGGAGAATTGCCATTTGTAGGAATTATAACCAACATATGAAGCCGATAGTGAATCTCCTTTTACAGCATTTATCTGGAATTTGCCAAGACTGTCCGACAAAACGTGTTCATTTGTATTCAGGTTGCTGACTTCAACACCTTTTAATACATTGTTCAGTTCATCTTTAATAGTTCCGGTAATAACCGTTTGCTGTCGCGAATTGTTAGCCTGTTTATTTTGTGCAATCAATTTGGAGGCGATAAGCACAATAGCAAAAATGAAAATAATTCTTGTTAAGAATCGAAGCCTTTGATTCATAATTGTACTTTTTTTTAGTATTTAGGATTATTTAGCGACAGTTAATTAACCTGTCATTAAGATTTACTCATAACAGAGGCAAATTTATTCAGCAAGTACATAGCAAGTTGATAACAAGAGATTAACGGAAGATTAATAAAAGATTAATCTTTTTGTTAAAAAAAATGCAAGTAATATCTTTATTCAATCAACTTAGATTAATATGTCTCCAAGGTCAATCCATTTATATAAAGTCATTGCAATAGTTAGTTTTTTAATACTATTCTCAGTACAATTTTTTCTGGTATATAATACCTACAGATTGAAGAACGACCAGTATTTCATCACTGAATCAAAATTGATATATAAACAATATTATAACAGCATACACGAGGACAAGCTCTATCCCGGAGCGCAAAAAGTAATAGACAGTATCATTTACCCAAGAATGCATACCCTTGAATATTTACACAATAATGATACAGCGGCATTTAATGCTTTGAAGTACAAATTGTGCGACAGTATTTTCAGAAGCCTTAGGCTGCATAGCACGATGGACAGTCTTTTTAAGATAATTGTTACCCAAAACCATTTGGATACGGACCTTCGATATCTTTTGGTCATTTCGAAATTCAGCGTTCAATTTACTAAAGGTCATTATGTGCCTCTTTACATAGCCGGAGAAAAGGAGAACTTTCAATATAATACGGCTCAACTGCCGGAAGGAATAGCTATTGCCGGCGAACTGAATACCCCAAATAAGCAAAATTTAATTTCCGCATTAGACGTAAGCGCCCCCGAAAATTACACTTACGAACTATCTTTTAGTTTATTCGTGGACTCGCCAAACAGGAACATGGTAATTATTTACCGGATGCTTCCGGTTTTCCTGTTATCCACCTTCTCGATTATATTAATGTTCATTATCTATTTCTATACTTTTCGCAATTGGCTCAAACAGAAAAAGCTGTCTGAAATGAAAACCGATTTTGTCAATAGTATAAGGCATGAGTTCAATACGCCACTGTCCACCATAATTGTTGCAAACAGGAATCTCGAAAACGAAGAGATTATCATAAATAATGAAGAAATATTTTCCCTGACCAAAATCATCAGCCGGCAATCACAAAGGCTGAAAACGCTTTTCGACAAAGTGATTGATATCGCCATTATAGATGAAGCCGCATTAAACAAAAAAGAATATCTGCTCATCAATGTAATTGAAGAAATAATCCAGGATTATCAATTAGTCATCATGGATGACAATGTTTCGATTACATTAAATAAAAGCGAAGTAAATCCCAAAGTAGTAATCGATAAATTCCGGTTTACAACCATGCTCGTAAATATTATCGAGAATGCAATCAAATACAATAAAAGCATTATCAAGAAGGTAAATATAAGCCTTTCTGTATTAGAAAAATACATTGAAATAGCCATTAGTGACAACGGCATAGGAATGCCCAAAAAAGTAATAAACCACATTTTCAATAAGTTTTACCAAAACAAAAACAAAGATTTTAAAATAGTAAGCGGACTCGGTCT from Arachidicoccus sp. BS20 encodes the following:
- a CDS encoding RagB/SusD family nutrient uptake outer membrane protein is translated as MKYKIYGLATFFSIVFLLSSCKKFLNQVPETNLSVDSLFSSLENTKSYLAQVYANIPNPYENDGNNWYGEDGYYNVISDEANWFAQNGFASNNFNFNTLSASYIGFEFLWPEWYKCIRNATDFINRIDGANPNEVNKYLKTRFKAEARALRAIYYFWLIRLYGPVIIIPEPLSVNATNSELALQRTPFDSCVNYIVTQLDSAYGELQSIASVQDVTQPLDDEYGRITTGICKAYKEQTLMLAASPLFNGNPAYTSVSNLDGTKLFPQTYDKNKWKQAADAAKEFIVDFVPNTYDLFTEQDTSAFMTAYKSCRDVISTDWNKEWIFGRSYSSFVGTYLNHATPMLVGYGSSVTKGGGYLAVNQSMVDAYSMRNGLPITNSKSGYLPSGFSMFKSPFDIKERNTFNQWVNREPRFYVGVTYNNSYWLNQGVSEDEVVVNMEYSGNSGKGQSEHNYSSTGYLVRKNITKGDANRGWCYLRLAEIYLDYAEALNEYDPGNPDILKYVNLIRARAGIPQYGSGSDMITAPVGQSAVRDAIRHERQVELAFEEVRYFDQRRWLTAATDLNQPVYGMNVNGNGDDFYNKTLVKNVSFGQRCYLWAIPSSEIRKDSKLVQNPGW
- a CDS encoding SusC/RagA family TonB-linked outer membrane protein, with translation MNQRLRFLTRIIFIFAIVLIASKLIAQNKQANNSRQQTVITGTIKDELNNVLKGVEVSNLNTNEHVLSDSLGKFQINAVKGDSLSASYVGYNSYKWQFSNIIDYAIVLTPSVGSLNDVAIVGYGKQKKITLVGAQSSVNVEELKQPVANLNTMLAGRISGVVGVQRSGLPGSNAADIWIRGISTFGDNSASPLVIIDGVQGRSVNDFDPEDVESFTVLKDASATAVYGALGANGVIIINTKRGKVQKVNLMTNYMEGITAFTKKQKMADAKTYMELKNEAMTASGEDPYYSQAYIDSTLSPTANHYVYPDVDWLNLLFNKISHNRRLNFSATGGSENTQYYASVSYYEESSLLKTDGLQNYDAGTRFQRYNFVSNVDMKWSKTTKFSLGITGYITQSNQPGNGAASAFASAMDASPVRIPAMYPGNLVAGAPENGGASPNPWANITQTGYQESFGSKIASTVKLEQDLSFLFKGLSINGQYTFDTYSANNESRTKQRSVYYLNQAQPYNDDGSLNLEQIVSGSEILGYSSGSSQDRQFSLQGQLSWQRNFGLHSINSMIVYSQLSQPNPAAGNYQDAIPTRQQNYAGRVTYSYNDKYLAEFDAGYTGSQVFAPENRYGFFPSVGIGWVLSNEKFWKPLSNVFQFFKLRYSNGYSGAIGGTRFDYISTIDAALGIQFGTPAYNVNYDGLNVRHYGTNVKWAKSHDQDVGLEFKTFNNNLSFVIDWFQKYRTGIFLTRDNFPGFAGLQYQPDGNYGITLNRGFDGTVELSPISLGSKSSISFRGTFTYNRDKLLENGAAPYEEPYMDPRGQDINNDYGYIAEGLFQSQAQIDNHADQTPLGGNPRPGDIKYKDLNGDGVINEYDATYIGHGSTPPLTFGFGFNFNYGHFYLSAFFEGTHGADIILDGIGRSPFFGAEDNNIYANTVDRWTEENHAVHPFYPRLGYGNVANANNNISSTWWKRDVSFIRFKTLDFGYNLPNKLFKHSGFKDARIYFDGVNLLYWSPFKLWDPEMGTGSGNAYPNTRNLAIGLQLHF
- a CDS encoding sensor histidine kinase — translated: MIYKQYYNSIHEDKLYPGAQKVIDSIIYPRMHTLEYLHNNDTAAFNALKYKLCDSIFRSLRLHSTMDSLFKIIVTQNHLDTDLRYLLVISKFSVQFTKGHYVPLYIAGEKENFQYNTAQLPEGIAIAGELNTPNKQNLISALDVSAPENYTYELSFSLFVDSPNRNMVIIYRMLPVFLLSTFSIILMFIIYFYTFRNWLKQKKLSEMKTDFVNSIRHEFNTPLSTIIVANRNLENEEIIINNEEIFSLTKIISRQSQRLKTLFDKVIDIAIIDEAALNKKEYLLINVIEEIIQDYQLVIMDDNVSITLNKSEVNPKVVIDKFRFTTMLVNIIENAIKYNKSIIKKVNISLSVLEKYIEIAISDNGIGMPKKVINHIFNKFYQNKNKDFKIVSGLGLGLFYTMQGIRAHGWEIKVESEDKIGSRFIIYIPNTKNKN